One segment of Mycobacterium spongiae DNA contains the following:
- a CDS encoding PE family protein, protein MSFVSFTPDVFTGVVGDLANIGAALEAANAAAAAATTEVLAAGADEVSAQIAALFGMFGQEYQAISAQVAAYHEQFVVTLHSGAVSYAAAEAANVEQTVLNVVNSPTQVLLGRPLVGNGANATTPGGAGGNGGLLWGSGGNGAAGAAGQAGGAGGSAGLLGNGGNGGAGGIGAAGGTGGTGGWLYGRGGNGGAGGIGGGTGGAGGHAWLFGNGGLGGAGGSGGSGGGTGGAGGNGGVFYGSGGAGGAGSSGQAGGAGGDAGLWGRGGAGGAGGDGGSFAGGTGGRGGLVFGDGGAGGIGGGDGGDSGGLFGAGGAGGAGGDGGFAGGSGGDGGLVMGAGGAGGVGGVGGGAGGAGGNGGLLLGDGGAGGVGGVGGGTGGNGGQAAQLFGFGGSGGVGGVGDAGSTGGDGGAGGTPGWLFGVGGAGGAGGAGGVATSIGTAGGDGGTGGAGARGGLFMGGGDGGAGGAGGAGKAGVDGVGDGGSGGDGGGGGLGGNGGAGGQGAVLFGSAGAGGAGGIGGAGGAGGAGADGITGVGGDGGNGGTGGQAGQAGAGGAGNVFSEAGTAGTVGFGGDGGAGGHGGAGAAGADATGAGNTGDTGFAGGSGGVGGDGGGSGVLQGAGGVGGDGGVGGIGGAGSAGSASVDPQTAGGVGGHGGDGGVGGDAGLGGAGSVAGAGGSAGDGGAGGAGGAGGAGADNTSVAGAGADGAAGGDGGAGGGGGKGGAAGNAHGGTEGSRGVGGAGGDGGTGGQGGTGGVGTDNSANAGVDGGAGGQGGTGGAGGDAGAGGAGSVTGVDGSSGDGGAGGAGGDGGDGGVGTAGAADGGDGGQGAAGGQGGAGGDGGAVGAGTGGSQGAGGTGGDGGAGGQGGTGGVGIDNSANAGVDGGAGGAGGAGGAGGDAGVGGAGSTTGAAGSAGDGGTGGAGGDGGDGGIGTAGDAGGGTGGQGAAGGAGGAGGDGGAAGAGDGGSQGAGGTGGDGGLGGQGGTGGAGTDNSANAGLDGGAGGDGGAGGAGGEAGAGGSGSTAGADGSAGDGGVGGTGGTGGQGGIGTTGAAGGGTGGQGAAGGAGGAGGEGGAAGAGVGGSQGAGGSGGDGGIGGQGGTGGAGTDHSANAGLDGGAGGAGGIGGTGGEAGAGGSGSTTGADGSAGDGGVGGTGGTGGQGGIGTTGADGGGTGGQGAAGGDGGAGGNGGAAGAGVGGSQGAGGAGGDGGIGGQGGTGGAGTDHSANAGLDGGAGGQGGIGGTGGDAGAGGNGSAKGADGSSGDGGTGGTGGTGGQGGSGTTGAAGGSTGGTGGDGGAGGAGGDGGAAGTGTGGVQGAGGTGGDGGFGGQGGTGGAGTDNSANPGLDGGAGGTGGTGGTGGAAGQGGTGSTTGANGVAGDGGAGGDGGTGGAGGKGVAEVGGAGGHGGDGGAGGDGGAGGRAVDISEVGGAGGAGGNGGGGGTGGDGGSGLGIGGVDGGDGGNGGAAGHGGNGGDGGFGAGTGGVGGVGGDGGAAGTGGFTQNPGLNGGTPGAGGTGGAAGNGGTGGKAGDGAGGVGGDGGSAGTGGDGGKGGEGSAGVSDTFPSVGGDGGAGGAGGIGGDGGASNGISGTAGNGGAGGTGGAGGDGGRGDIIGDNTATGGAGGAGGAAGSGGNGGDARVGGDAGDGGVGGDGGAGGTGGEGEADRSGTGLGGAGGAGGAAGDGGQGGTADAGHGGDGGDAGTGGQGGTGGAAKGPDASSGGSGGKGGAAGNGGVGGDSGGQNGDGGAGGSGGGGGDGGGGGAAGTGGTGGPGGFGATGGTGGDGGNGSGTGTGGSGGGGGDGGGGGTGGAGNGGVNPGNPGTSGGLGNPGGGPIGTSGGSGGTGGTAGIPGTGGSRL, encoded by the coding sequence AACAGTCCGACGCAGGTGTTGTTGGGGCGCCCGCTGGTCGGCAACGGCGCGAATGCGACCACGCCGGGTGGTGCGGGTGGGAATGGTGGGTTGCTGTGGGGTAGCGGCGGCAACGGCGCGGCGGGGGCGGCCGGGCAGGCTGGGGGGGCCGGCGGGTCGGCGGGGTTGTTGGGCAACGGCGGCAATGGTGGTGCCGGTGGCATCGGCGCCGCGGGTGGTACTGGTGGCACTGGTGGGTGGCTGTATGGGCGCGGCGGTAACGGGGGTGCCGGCGGGATCGGTGGCGGTACCGGTGGTGCGGGCGGACACGCGTGGTTGTTCGGCAACGGTGGTCTTGGCGGTGCTGGGGGTAGCGGGGGCAGCGGGGGCGGCACCGGTGGCGCTGGTGGCAATGGTGGGGTGTTCTACGGCAGTGGTGGTGCTGGTGGGGCGGGTAGTTCTGGTCAGGCCGGTGGGGCTGGTGGGGATGCGGGGTTGTGGGGTCGTGGTGGTGCTGGCGGTGCCGGTGGTGATGGTGGCAGCTTCGCCGGTGGTACTGGTGGGCGTGGGGGCCTGGTGTTCGGTGATGGCGGCGCCGGCGGCATCGGCGGCGGCGACGGCGGTGATAGTGGGGGGTTGTTCGGTGCCGGTGGTGCCGGCGGTGCCGGCGGTGATGGTGGGTTCGCTGGCGGGTCCGGTGGTGATGGTGGCTTGGTGATGGGTGCTGGCGGTGCCGGCGGGGTCGGTGGTGTTGGTGGTGGGGCCGGCGGTGCTGGCGGCAACGGTGGTTTGTTGCTCGGTGACGGCGGTGCCGGTGGTGTGGGTGGTGTCGGCGGCGGGACCGGTGGTAACGGGGGTCAGGCCGCCCAACTGTTCGGTTTCGGCGGGTCCGGTGGGGTCGGGGGTGTCGGCGATGCCGGTAGTACGGGCGGTGATGGTGGTGCTGGCGGCACCCCGGGGTGGTTGTTCGGCGTCGGTGGCGCCGGTGGGGCCGGTGGTGCTGGGGGTGTGGCGACCTCGATCGGTACCGCTGGCGGTGACGGCGGTACCGGGGGCGCTGGTGCGCGCGGGGGATTGTTCATGGGTGGTGGTGACGGCGGGGCCGGCGGTGCTGGGGGTGCGGGTAAGGCCGGTGTCGACGGGGTCGGTGATGGCGGGTCCGGTGGTGATGGCGGCGGTGGCGGTCTCGGCGGTAACGGCGGGGCCGGGGGTCAGGGCGCGGTGTTGTTCGGCTCTGCCGGGGCGGGCGGGGCCGGCGGGATCGGCGGCGCTGGTGGTGCTGGGGGTGCGGGTGCTGACGGCATCACCGGTGTCGGTGGTGACGGTGGTAATGGCGGCACCGGTGGTCAGGCTGGCCAAGCTGGTGCCGGTGGTGCGGGCAACGTGTTCAGCGAGGCCGGGACGGCGGGGACCGTGGGTTTTGGTGGTGATGGTGGTGCCGGTGGTCATGGTGGCGCCGGGGCTGCTGGTGCTGATGCCACCGGCGCCGGCAACACCGGTGACACGGGGTTTGCTGGTGGGTCCGGTGGTGTTGGTGGTGATGGTGGCGGCAGCGGTGTGTTGCAGGGTGCTGGTGGTGTTGGTGGTGACGGCGGGGTCGGGGGTATCGGCGGTGCTGGTAGCGCCGGCAGCGCCAGTGTTGATCCACAAACGGCTGGGGGTGTCGGCGGCCACGGCGGTGACGGTGGTGTTGGTGGTGATGCCGGCCTGGGGGGTGCTGGTTCGGTCGCTGGGGCTGGGGGTAGTGCTGGTGATGGCGGCGCTGGTGGTGCCGGCGGGGCCGGTGGTGCGGGTGCCGATAACACCAGCGTGGCTGGTGCGGGCGCTGATGGCGCCGCTGGTGGTGACGGTGGCGCTGGTGGTGGCGGCGGCAAGGGCGGTGCGGCCGGTAACGCTCATGGCGGTACCGAGGGCAGCCGGGGTGTCGGGGGTGCCGGTGGTGATGGTGGTACCGGTGGTCAGGGCGGTACCGGTGGTGTGGGTACGGATAACAGCGCTAACGCGGGGGTCGATGGCGGTGCCGGCGGCCAAGGCGGTACCGGTGGTGCCGGTGGCGACGCCGGGGCTGGCGGTGCTGGGTCGGTGACCGGTGTTGATGGCTCCTCCGGTGATGGCGGGGCCGGCGGCGCCGGTGGCGATGGTGGTGATGGCGGTGTCGGCACCGCCGGGGCGGCCGATGGCGGTGACGGCGGCCAAGGCGCGGCCGGCGGCCAGGGTGGCGCTGGTGGTGATGGTGGTGCGGTCGGTGCCGGTACCGGTGGCAGCCAGGGCGCCGGGGGTACCGGTGGTGACGGCGGTGCCGGTGGTCAGGGCGGTACCGGTGGTGTGGGTATCGATAACAGTGCTAACGCGGGGGTCGATGGGGGTGCGGGCGGTGCTGGCGGTGCCGGTGGTGCTGGTGGCGACGCCGGGGTTGGGGGCGCCGGGTCCACCACGGGTGCTGCTGGTTCGGCCGGTGACGGTGGTACCGGCGGCGCCGGTGGCGATGGTGGTGATGGTGGTATCGGCACCGCCGGGGACGCTGGTGGCGGTACCGGTGGTCAAGGTGCGGCTGGTGGGGCGGGCGGCGCTGGTGGTGATGGTGGCGCGGCCGGCGCCGGGGACGGTGGCAGCCAGGGCGCCGGGGGTACCGGTGGTGATGGTGGCCTCGGTGGTCAGGGCGGCACCGGTGGAGCCGGTACCGACAACAGCGCCAACGCCGGTCTAGATGGTGGCGCCGGCGGTGATGGCGGTGCCGGCGGTGCTGGTGGGGAGGCCGGCGCCGGGGGCAGCGGGTCCACCGCGGGTGCTGATGGCTCCGCTGGCGACGGTGGTGTTGGTGGTACCGGTGGCACCGGGGGCCAGGGCGGTATCGGTACCACCGGGGCCGCTGGTGGCGGTACTGGCGGCCAAGGCGCGGCCGGCGGGGCTGGCGGCGCCGGCGGTGAGGGTGGTGCGGCTGGTGCCGGGGTCGGCGGCAGCCAGGGTGCCGGCGGCAGCGGTGGTGACGGCGGTATCGGTGGCCAGGGCGGCACCGGTGGAGCCGGTACGGATCACAGCGCCAACGCCGGGTTAGATGGTGGCGCCGGCGGCGCCGGCGGGATCGGTGGTACTGGTGGGGAGGCCGGCGCCGGGGGCAGCGGGTCCACGACGGGTGCTGACGGCTCCGCCGGCGATGGCGGTGTTGGTGGTACCGGTGGCACCGGTGGCCAGGGCGGTATCGGCACCACCGGGGCGGATGGTGGCGGCACCGGTGGCCAAGGTGCGGCCGGCGGTGACGGTGGCGCCGGTGGTAACGGTGGCGCGGCTGGTGCCGGGGTCGGCGGCAGTCAGGGTGCCGGTGGTGCTGGTGGTGACGGCGGTATCGGCGGTCAGGGCGGCACCGGCGGAGCCGGCACCGACCACAGCGCCAACGCTGGGCTCGATGGTGGCGCGGGCGGTCAGGGCGGTATCGGCGGTACCGGTGGGGACGCCGGTGCCGGCGGCAACGGATCCGCCAAGGGTGCTGATGGCTCCTCCGGTGACGGTGGCACCGGTGGCACCGGTGGCACCGGCGGCCAGGGTGGCAGCGGCACAACCGGGGCCGCTGGTGGCAGCACTGGTGGAACCGGTGGTGACGGCGGTGCCGGCGGAGCTGGTGGTGACGGTGGTGCCGCCGGTACCGGTACCGGCGGCGTCCAAGGTGCCGGTGGCACCGGCGGTGACGGCGGGTTCGGCGGTCAAGGCGGCACCGGTGGAGCCGGCACCGACAACAGCGCCAACCCAGGTCTCGACGGCGGCGCCGGCGGCACCGGCGGCACCGGCGGCACCGGCGGAGCGGCCGGTCAAGGCGGCACTGGGTCAACGACGGGCGCCAACGGCGTCGCCGGCGACGGCGGAGCTGGCGGCGACGGCGGCACCGGAGGCGCCGGCGGCAAAGGCGTCGCCGAAGTCGGCGGAGCTGGCGGCCACGGCGGCGACGGTGGAGCTGGTGGTGACGGCGGAGCCGGCGGTCGCGCTGTCGACATCAGCGAAGTCGGCGGCGCCGGCGGCGCCGGCGGCAATGGCGGCGGCGGCGGTACCGGCGGTGACGGCGGCTCCGGTCTCGGCATAGGCGGTGTCGACGGCGGTGACGGCGGTAACGGCGGCGCAGCCGGCCACGGCGGCAACGGGGGCGACGGCGGCTTCGGCGCCGGTACCGGCGGTGTCGGCGGTGTTGGCGGTGACGGCGGTGCGGCCGGAACCGGCGGCTTCACCCAGAACCCAGGTCTCAACGGCGGCACCCCGGGTGCTGGCGGCACAGGCGGCGCCGCCGGCAACGGCGGCACAGGCGGAAAAGCCGGCGACGGCGCCGGAGGCGTCGGCGGTGACGGTGGCTCGGCCGGTACCGGCGGCGACGGCGGCAAGGGCGGCGAAGGCTCCGCCGGTGTGAGCGACACCTTTCCTTCCGTCGGCGGTGACGGCGGTGCTGGCGGTGCTGGCGGTATCGGCGGCGACGGCGGTGCCAGCAATGGGATCAGCGGCACCGCCGGTAACGGCGGTGCGGGTGGCACCGGCGGTGCCGGCGGTGACGGCGGCCGGGGCGACATCATCGGCGACAATACTGCTACGGGCGGCGCGGGCGGCGCGGGCGGCGCGGCCGGTAGCGGCGGCAACGGCGGCGATGCCCGCGTGGGCGGCGACGCCGGTGACGGCGGCGTGGGTGGCGACGGCGGTGCGGGCGGCACAGGCGGTGAAGGCGAGGCCGACAGGTCCGGTACCGGCCTGGGTGGCGCGGGCGGCGCAGGTGGTGCCGCCGGTGACGGCGGCCAGGGTGGCACTGCCGACGCCGGCCACGGCGGCGACGGCGGCGACGCCGGAACCGGCGGTCAAGGCGGCACCGGCGGGGCCGCCAAGGGTCCTGATGCATCCAGCGGCGGTAGTGGCGGCAAAGGCGGCGCCGCCGGTAACGGCGGCGTAGGAGGCGATTCCGGCGGCCAGAACGGCGACGGCGGTGCCGGCGGATCCGGAGGCGGCGGCGGCGACGGCGGCGGCGGCGGTGCCGCCGGCACCGGCGGCACGGGTGGTCCTGGTGGTTTCGGTGCCACCGGTGGCACCGGAGGCGACGGCGGCAATGGCAGCGGCACCGGCACCGGTGGCAGCGGTGGTGGCGGCGGCGACGGCGGCGGCGGCGGCACCGGCGGCGCTGGCAACGGCGGCGTCAATCCCGGCAACCCCGGCACCAGCGGCGGCCTCGGTAATCCGGGCGGTGGCCCGATCGGAACCAGCGGCGGTAGCGGTGGCACCGGCGGCACTGCGGGTATACCTGGCACAGGCGGAAGCCGGCTTTGA
- a CDS encoding PE family protein, producing the protein MSFVSFTPDVFTGVVGDLASIGAALEAANAAAAAATTEVLAAGADEVSAQIAALFGMFGQEYQAISAQVAAYHEQFVVTLHSGAVSYAAAEAANVEQAVLNVVNGPTQVLLGRPLVGHGADATTPGGAGGNGGLLWGSGGSGAAGAAGQAGGAGGSAGLLGNGGNGGAGGIGAAGGAGGTGGWLYGRGGNGGAGGIGGGAGGAGGHAWLFGNGGLGGAGGSGGSGGGTGGAGGDGGVFYGSGGAGGAGSSGQAGGAGGDAGLWGRGGAGGAGGDGGFAGGAGGDGGLVMGAGGAGGVGGVGGGAGGVGGNGGLLIGDGGVGGVGGVGGGAGGNGGQAAQLFGFGGSGGAGGVGDAGSTGGDGGAGGTPGWLFGVGGAGGAGGAGGVATSIGTAGGDGGTGGAGARGGLFMGGGDGGAGGAGGAGKAGADGVGDGGSGGDGGGGGLGGNGGAGGQGAVLFGSAGAGGAGGIGGAGGAGGAGADGITGVGGDGGNGGTGGQAGQAGAGGAGNVFSEAGTAGTVGFGGDGGAGGHGGAGAAGADATGAGNTGDTGFAGGSGGVGGDGGGSGVLQGAGGVGGDGGVGGIGGAGSAGSAGVDPQTAGGVGGHGGQGGVGGDAGLGGAGSVAGAGGSAGDGGAGGAGGAGGAGADNTSVAGAGADGAAGGDGGAGGGGGKGGAAGNAHGGTEGSRGVGGAGGDGGTGGQGGTGGVGTDNSANAGVDGGAGGKGGIGGAGGDAGAGGAGSVTGVDGSAGDGGVGGQGGDGGDGGVGTAGAADGGDGGQGAAGGAGGAGGQGGAVGAGTGGSQGAGGAGGDGGTGGQGGTGGAGTDHSANAGVDGGAGGAGGAGGAGGDAGAGGAGSSTGAAGSAGDGGTGGAGGDGGDGGIGSTGAAGGGTGGQGAAGGAGGAGGQGGAVGAGTGGSQGAGGAGGDGGLGGQGGAGGAGTDSSGNTGVDGGVGGTGGIGGTGGEAGAGGAGSTTGADGSAGDGGVGGTGGTGGQGGIGTTGAADGGTGGQGASGGAGGAGGEGGAAGAGVGGSQGAGGTGGDGGVGGQGGTGGAGTDHSASTGVDGGVGGAGGIGGTGGEAGAGGSGSTMGADGSAGDGGVGGTGGTGGQGGIGTAGADGGGTGGQGAAGGDGGAGGKGGAAGAGVGGSQGAGGTGGDGGIGGQGGTGGTGTDNSASTGVDGGAGGQGGIGGTGGDAGAGGNGSTTGADGSAGDGGTGGDGGTGGQGGSGTLGAAGGGTGGQGAAGGDGGAGGKGGAAGAGSGGSQGAGGAGGDGGTGGQGGTGGAGTDNSANPGLGGGDGGDGGTGGTGGAAGQGGTGSTTGAHGTAGDGGRGGDGASGGQGGIGTTGAAGGGAGGQGAAGGDGGAGGDGGAAGAGSGGIQGDGGTGGDGGTGGQGGTGGAGTDNSANPGLDGGAGGAGGIGGVGGGAGQGGTGLTTGVNGTAGTGGAGGAGGTGGAGGHAVAGGDAGGDGGVGGVGGKGGVAGAGVGGAGGVGGIGGDGGIGGDGGTSVNGSTVGGDGGNGGAAGNGGSGGVGSLDGDGIGGTGGVGGNGGNGGNGGDGGEGFGGNGGDGGRAGDGGLGGAPGKGIHAGDGGAAGIGGNGGDGGNGLPGATTSVAEGGAGGNGGAGGNGGMGFPVATGFGGNGGAAGDGGQGGAGGDGFSAAGIGIGGAGGAGGAAGNGGAGGQGGTGLSTPSPSDGAGGAGGGGAAGGAGGAGGDGTSFAGIGIGGAGGAAGSGGSGGNGGEGFRVPTGAGGNGGTGGQGGAGGTAAGASPFGGGGDGGAGGAGGTGGRGGDELSTIEPGDGGRGGSGGGGGSGGDGGGSTGGPGGSGGGGGSGGDGGDGGNGSRTDSGNGSGGTGGDGGTGGGGGTGGAGDGGANPGDPGTGGGLGNPGDGPVGTGGGTGGMGGTAGTGGAGGAA; encoded by the coding sequence GTGTCTTTTGTTTCGTTTACTCCCGATGTTTTCACTGGTGTTGTTGGTGATTTGGCCAGTATTGGTGCGGCGTTGGAGGCGGCGAACGCGGCGGCGGCTGCGGCGACGACGGAGGTGTTGGCCGCGGGTGCTGATGAGGTGTCGGCGCAGATTGCGGCGTTGTTCGGCATGTTTGGTCAGGAGTATCAGGCGATCAGTGCCCAGGTTGCGGCGTATCACGAGCAGTTCGTGGTGACGCTGCACAGTGGTGCGGTGTCGTATGCGGCTGCTGAGGCCGCCAATGTGGAGCAGGCGGTGCTCAATGTGGTGAACGGTCCGACGCAGGTGTTGTTGGGGCGCCCGTTGGTGGGCCATGGTGCGGATGCGACCACGCCGGGTGGTGCTGGTGGGAATGGTGGGTTGTTGTGGGGTAGCGGTGGTAGTGGTGCGGCGGGGGCGGCCGGGCAGGCTGGGGGGGCCGGCGGGTCGGCGGGGTTGTTGGGCAACGGCGGCAATGGTGGTGCCGGTGGCATCGGCGCTGCGGGTGGTGCTGGTGGCACTGGTGGGTGGCTGTATGGGCGTGGCGGTAATGGGGGTGCTGGCGGGATCGGTGGCGGTGCCGGGGGTGCGGGCGGACACGCGTGGTTGTTCGGCAACGGTGGTCTTGGTGGTGCTGGGGGTAGTGGGGGCAGCGGGGGCGGCACCGGTGGCGCTGGTGGCGATGGTGGGGTGTTCTACGGCAGTGGTGGTGCTGGTGGGGCGGGTAGTTCTGGTCAGGCCGGCGGGGCTGGTGGGGACGCGGGGTTGTGGGGCCGTGGTGGTGCTGGTGGTGCTGGGGGTGATGGTGGGTTCGCTGGTGGGGCTGGTGGTGATGGTGGGTTGGTGATGGGTGCTGGCGGTGCCGGCGGGGTCGGTGGTGTTGGTGGTGGGGCCGGCGGTGTGGGCGGCAACGGTGGTTTGTTGATTGGTGATGGTGGTGTGGGTGGTGTGGGTGGTGTCGGCGGCGGGGCTGGTGGTAACGGGGGTCAGGCCGCCCAACTGTTCGGTTTCGGCGGGTCCGGTGGGGCTGGGGGTGTCGGCGATGCTGGTAGTACGGGCGGTGATGGTGGTGCTGGCGGCACCCCGGGGTGGTTGTTCGGCGTCGGTGGCGCCGGTGGGGCCGGTGGTGCTGGGGGTGTGGCGACCTCGATCGGTACCGCTGGCGGTGACGGCGGTACCGGGGGCGCTGGTGCGCGTGGGGGATTGTTCATGGGTGGTGGTGACGGCGGGGCCGGCGGTGCTGGGGGTGCGGGTAAGGCCGGTGCTGATGGGGTCGGTGATGGCGGGTCCGGTGGTGATGGTGGCGGTGGTGGTCTCGGCGGTAACGGTGGGGCCGGGGGTCAGGGCGCGGTGTTGTTCGGCTCTGCCGGGGCGGGCGGGGCCGGCGGGATCGGCGGTGCTGGTGGTGCTGGTGGTGCGGGTGCTGACGGCATCACCGGTGTCGGTGGTGACGGTGGTAATGGCGGCACCGGTGGTCAGGCTGGCCAAGCTGGTGCTGGTGGTGCGGGCAACGTGTTCAGCGAGGCCGGGACGGCGGGGACCGTGGGTTTTGGTGGTGATGGTGGTGCCGGTGGTCATGGTGGCGCCGGGGCTGCTGGTGCTGATGCCACCGGCGCCGGCAACACCGGTGACACGGGGTTTGCTGGTGGGTCCGGTGGTGTTGGTGGTGATGGTGGCGGCAGCGGTGTGTTGCAGGGTGCTGGTGGTGTTGGTGGTGACGGCGGGGTCGGGGGTATCGGCGGTGCCGGTAGCGCCGGTAGCGCCGGTGTTGATCCACAAACGGCTGGGGGTGTCGGCGGCCACGGCGGCCAGGGCGGTGTTGGTGGTGATGCCGGCCTGGGGGGTGCTGGTTCGGTCGCTGGGGCTGGGGGTAGTGCTGGTGATGGCGGCGCTGGTGGTGCCGGCGGGGCCGGTGGTGCGGGTGCCGATAACACCAGCGTGGCTGGTGCGGGCGCTGATGGCGCCGCTGGTGGTGACGGTGGCGCTGGTGGTGGCGGCGGCAAGGGCGGTGCGGCCGGTAACGCTCATGGCGGTACCGAGGGCAGCCGGGGTGTCGGGGGTGCCGGTGGTGATGGTGGTACCGGTGGTCAGGGCGGTACCGGTGGTGTGGGTACGGATAACAGTGCTAACGCGGGGGTCGATGGCGGTGCCGGCGGCAAAGGCGGTATCGGTGGTGCCGGTGGCGACGCCGGTGCTGGCGGTGCTGGGTCGGTGACCGGTGTTGATGGCTCTGCGGGTGATGGCGGTGTTGGTGGTCAGGGTGGCGATGGTGGTGATGGTGGTGTCGGTACCGCCGGGGCGGCCGATGGCGGTGACGGCGGTCAAGGCGCGGCCGGTGGGGCTGGCGGCGCTGGTGGTCAGGGTGGTGCGGTCGGTGCTGGTACCGGCGGCAGCCAGGGCGCCGGTGGTGCTGGTGGTGATGGTGGTACCGGTGGTCAGGGCGGTACCGGGGGTGCCGGTACCGATCACAGTGCTAACGCGGGGGTCGATGGGGGTGCTGGCGGTGCCGGCGGTGCCGGTGGTGCTGGTGGCGACGCCGGGGCTGGGGGTGCTGGGTCCAGCACGGGTGCTGCTGGTTCGGCCGGTGACGGCGGTACCGGCGGCGCCGGTGGCGATGGTGGTGATGGTGGTATCGGCAGCACCGGGGCCGCTGGTGGCGGTACCGGTGGTCAAGGGGCGGCTGGTGGGGCTGGCGGCGCTGGTGGTCAGGGTGGTGCGGTCGGTGCTGGTACCGGTGGCAGCCAGGGTGCCGGTGGTGCTGGTGGTGACGGCGGCCTCGGTGGCCAGGGCGGTGCCGGTGGTGCCGGTACCGACAGCAGCGGCAATACCGGGGTTGATGGTGGTGTCGGTGGCACTGGCGGTATCGGCGGGACCGGTGGCGAGGCTGGGGCTGGGGGCGCCGGGTCCACCACGGGTGCTGATGGCTCCGCCGGAGACGGTGGTGTTGGTGGTACCGGTGGCACCGGTGGCCAGGGCGGTATCGGCACCACCGGGGCCGCTGATGGCGGTACCGGCGGTCAAGGCGCGTCCGGCGGGGCCGGCGGCGCCGGCGGTGAGGGTGGTGCGGCCGGTGCCGGGGTCGGCGGCAGCCAGGGTGCCGGCGGTACCGGTGGTGACGGCGGGGTCGGTGGCCAAGGCGGCACCGGTGGAGCCGGTACGGATCACAGCGCCAGTACCGGGGTTGATGGTGGTGTCGGCGGCGCTGGCGGTATCGGCGGGACCGGTGGCGAGGCCGGCGCCGGGGGCAGCGGGTCCACCATGGGTGCTGACGGCTCTGCCGGCGATGGCGGTGTTGGTGGTACCGGTGGCACCGGTGGACAGGGCGGTATCGGCACGGCCGGGGCGGACGGTGGCGGCACCGGTGGCCAAGGCGCGGCCGGCGGTGATGGCGGCGCCGGCGGTAAGGGCGGCGCGGCCGGTGCCGGGGTCGGCGGCAGCCAGGGCGCCGGCGGTACCGGTGGTGACGGCGGTATCGGCGGCCAAGGCGGCACCGGCGGAACCGGCACCGACAACAGCGCCAGTACCGGGGTCGATGGTGGCGCCGGCGGTCAGGGCGGCATCGGCGGTACCGGTGGGGACGCCGGTGCGGGCGGCAACGGATCCACCACCGGCGCTGACGGCTCTGCCGGTGACGGTGGCACCGGCGGTGACGGTGGCACCGGTGGCCAGGGTGGCAGCGGCACCCTGGGAGCGGCCGGTGGCGGTACCGGTGGCCAAGGCGCCGCCGGCGGTGATGGCGGCGCCGGCGGTAAGGGCGGTGCGGCCGGTGCCGGTAGCGGCGGCAGCCAGGGCGCCGGCGGCGCCGGTGGTGACGGTGGCACCGGTGGCCAAGGCGGCACCGGCGGGGCCGGCACCGACAACAGTGCCAACCCAGGTCTCGGCGGCGGCGATGGCGGTGACGGTGGCACCGGCGGCACCGGCGGAGCGGCCGGTCAAGGCGGCACCGGGTCAACGACCGGCGCCCACGGAACCGCCGGCGACGGCGGCAGGGGCGGCGACGGCGCCAGCGGTGGTCAGGGCGGTATCGGCACGACCGGGGCGGCCGGTGGTGGTGCTGGCGGCCAAGGTGCGGCCGGCGGTGATGGCGGAGCCGGCGGTGATGGCGGTGCGGCCGGTGCCGGTAGCGGCGGCATCCAGGGTGATGGTGGCACCGGTGGTGATGGTGGCACCGGTGGTCAGGGCGGCACCGGCGGGGCCGGCACGGACAACAGCGCTAACCCAGGTCTCGACGGCGGCGCCGGGGGTGCCGGCGGTATCGGCGGCGTCGGCGGCGGGGCCGGTCAAGGCGGCACCGGGTTAACGACGGGCGTCAACGGCACCGCCGGGACAGGCGGAGCGGGTGGAGCAGGCGGTACCGGCGGGGCCGGCGGCCACGCCGTGGCCGGCGGCGACGCCGGGGGTGACGGCGGCGTAGGCGGCGTAGGCGGCAAGGGCGGCGTCGCCGGCGCTGGCGTCGGCGGAGCAGGCGGCGTCGGCGGTATCGGCGGCGACGGCGGTATCGGCGGCGACGGTGGCACAAGCGTCAACGGCTCAACCGTCGGCGGTGACGGCGGCAATGGCGGTGCAGCCGGCAATGGAGGCTCCGGCGGCGTGGGCAGCTTGGATGGCGACGGCATCGGCGGTACGGGCGGCGTCGGCGGTAACGGCGGTAACGGCGGTAACGGCGGTGACGGCGGCGAGGGTTTCGGCGGTAACGGCGGTGACGGCGGCCGAGCCGGCGACGGAGGCTTAGGCGGGGCGCCTGGTAAGGGAATCCATGCCGGTGACGGCGGGGCGGCCGGTATCGGCGGTAACGGCGGTGACGGTGGCAACGGCCTACCCGGCGCCACAACCAGCGTGGCCGAGGGCGGCGCCGGCGGCAATGGCGGCGCCGGCGGCAACGGCGGCATGGGCTTCCCGGTTGCCACCGGCTTCGGTGGCAACGGCGGTGCGGCCGGTGACGGAGGTCAGGGCGGCGCTGGCGGCGATGGCTTCTCCGCTGCAGGAATAGGCATCGGCGGCGCAGGCGGTGCCGGCGGTGCCGCCGGGAACGGCGGCGCGGGCGGTCAAGGCGGCACTGGGCTATCGACACCGTCACCCTCCGACGGCGCTGGCGGGGCCGGCGGAGGGGGTGCCGCCGGCGGTGCGGGCGGTGCCGGCGGCGACGGCACCTCCTTCGCTGGTATCGGCATAGGCGGTGCGGGCGGCGCCGCCGGTAGCGGAGGTTCCGGCGGTAACGGCGGCGAGGGCTTCCGCGTCCCCACCGGCGCCGGCGGCAACGGTGGCACCGGCGGTCAGGGCGGCGCCGGCGGCACCGCTGCGGGTGCATCCCCCTTCGGCGGCGGCGGCGACGGCGGCGCGGGCGGCGCCGGCGGTACCGGCGGCCGAGGCGGCGATGAGCTCAGCACCATCGAGCCCGGCGACGGCGGCAGGGGCGGATCCGGTGGTGGCGGCGGGTCCGGCGGCGACGGCGGCGGAAGCACTGGTGGTCCGGGCGGGTCCGGCGGCGGCGGCGGGTCCGGCGGTGATGGCGGCGACGGCGGCAACGGCAGCCGGACCGACAGCGGCAACGGCAGCGGCGGCACGGGTGGCGACGGCGGCACCGGCGGTGGCGGCGGCACCGGCGGCGCTGGCGACGGCGGCGCCAATCCCGGTGACCCCGGCACCGGCGGGGGCCTCGGTAATCCAGGCGATGGCCCGGTCGGAACTGGCGGCGGTACCGGTGGCATGGGCGGCACCGCGGGCACCGGCGGCGCAGGCGGCGCCGCATGA